A window of Plasmodium malariae genome assembly, chromosome: 5 contains these coding sequences:
- the HMGB2 gene encoding high mobility group protein B2, putative, producing MATKTQKKVLKKQNKKKKKDPLAPKRALSAYMFYVKDKRLEIIKERPELAKDVAQVGKLVGEAWGQLSPAQKSPYEKKAQLDKVRYSKEIEEYRKKNKE from the coding sequence ATGGCAACGAAAACTCAAAAgaaagttttaaaaaaacagaataaaaaaaagaaaaaagatcCATTAGCTCCAAAGAGAGCCTTGTCAGCATATATGTTTTACGTTAAGGACAAAAgattagaaataataaaagaaagacCAGAATTAGCAAAGGATGTAGCACAAGTAGGGAAGTTGGTAGGTGAAGCTTGGGGTCAACTAAGTCCAGCTCAGAAGTCACCATATGAGAAGAAGGCGCAGTTAGATAAAGTTCGTTACTCTaaagaaatagaagaatatagaaaaaaaaacaaagaataa
- the PmUG01_05032650 gene encoding conserved Plasmodium protein, unknown function, translated as MSYGCGTICLPIIRRSLLFFLAVEATYSSYDLFLKPGAIYAYYRLGEVFNKGNK; from the exons ATGTCGTATGGATGTGGGACTATTTGCTTACCTATCATTCGAAGATCTTTGCTGTTTTTTTTAGCTGTCGAGGCTACGTATTCCTCCTATGACCTTTTCTTGAAGCCCGGTGCCATTTATGCGTACTATCGATTAGGGGAAGTG ttTAATAAGGGAAACAAGTAA